The following proteins are co-located in the Ailuropoda melanoleuca isolate Jingjing chromosome 13, ASM200744v2, whole genome shotgun sequence genome:
- the BPIFB6 gene encoding BPI fold-containing family B member 6: protein MLLILLLALCGLLTHTRADPGALLRLGMDVMNREVQSAMDESHILEKMAAEAGKKQPGVKPIKGITNLKVKDVKLPVITLNFIPGVGIFQCVSTGMTITGKSFMGGNMEIIVVLNITATNRLLQDEETGLPMFKSEGCEIILVSVKTNLPSNMLPKVVNKFLDSTLHKVLPSLMCPAIDAVLVYVNRKWANLNAPMPVGQMGTVKYVLTSLPTTTASYIQVDFSPTVQQLEANTIQPADAGEAFEFPEGYVEGSSQLLLSATFLTTELALLQKSLDVNVHETKIGQLPPQTTKTLAGFIPKVAKAYPKPKPLVTQIRINKPPKVTMKTGNSLLHLHGTLEMSAARRRGKPPASLFLLASHFNLKIQYSVHENRLQMVTSLDRLLSLSLESSSIGAFNEKKLTGFITDYLQEAYVPVINDVLQVGFPLPDFLGMDYNLAEVDIVENALVLDLKLN, encoded by the exons ATGCTGCTGATCCTGTTGCTGGCACTCTGCGGCCTGCTGACCCACACCCGAGCTGACCCTGGGGCGCTGCTGCGGCTGGGCATGGACGTCATGAACCGCG AGGTGCAGAGCGCCATGGATGAGAGCCACATCTTGGAAAAGATGGCAGCTGAGGCTGGCAAGAAGCAGCCGGGGGTGAAACCCATCAAGGGCATCACcaa CCTGAAAGTGAAGGATGTGAAGCTCCCTGTCATCACACTGAACTTCATCCCTGGGGTGGGCATCTTCCAGTGTGTGTCCACCGGCATGACCATCACTGGCAAGAG CTTCATGGGTGGGAACATGGAGATCATCGTGGTTCTGAACATCACAGCCACCAACCGGCTTCTGCAGGATGAGGAAACGGGCCTCCCCATGTTTAAGAGCGAGGGCTGTGAGATCATCCTGGTCAGCGTGAAGACCAACCTGCCTAGCAA CATGCTGCCTAAGGTTGTCAACAAGTTCCTGGACAGCACCCTTCACAAAGTGCTCCCAAGCCTG ATGTGTCCAGCCATCGACGCGGTCCTGGTGTATGTGAACAGGAAGTGGGCCAACCTGAACG CCCCCATGCCCGTGGGTCAGATGGGCACGGTCAAATATGTCCTGACATCCTTACCGACCACCACGGCCAGCTACATCCAAGTGGACTTCAGC CCTACGGTGCAGCAGCTAGAGGCCAACACCATCCAGCCCGCTGACGCTGGGGAGGCCTTCGAGTTCCCCGAGGGCTATGTTGAAGGCTCCTCACAGCTGCTGCTCTCGGCCACCTTCCTCACCACAGAGCTGGCCCTTCTGCAGAAGTCTCTCGATGTGAATGTCCATGAGACGAAG ATTGGTCAGTTGCCCCCACAAACCACGAAGACACTAGCTGGCTTCATCCCTAAA GTAGCTAAGGCCTATCCCAAGCCAAAGCCCTTGGTGACCCAGATCAGGATAAACAAGCCCCCCAAGGTCACCATGAAGACAGGCAACAGCCTACTGCACCTCCATGGTACCCTGGAGATGTCTGCTGCTCGGCGGCGGGGCAAGCCTCCTGcatccctcttcctcctggcaAGT CACTTCAACCTGAAAATCCAGTACTCAGTTCATGAGAACCGGCTGCAGATGGTCACCTCTCTGGACAG ATTACTGAGCCTGTCTCTGGAGTCCTCATCAATTGGTGCTTTCAAT GAGAAGAAGTTGACTGGCTTCATTACTGATTATCTCCAGGAAGCGTATGTCCCAGTCATCAATG ATGTGCTCCAAGTCGGGTTCCCACTTCCGGACTTTCTGGGCATGGATTACAACCTGGCGGAGGTGGACATAGTAGAG AATGCCCTGGTGCTGGACTTGAAGCTGAACTGA